One region of Bosea vaviloviae genomic DNA includes:
- a CDS encoding nucleotidyl transferase AbiEii/AbiGii toxin family protein, with translation MAKIVPPEPQSAADYEDRTTKAVKGVLVEIGQILGSFKGKFAVIGGAVPWLLLDNEDMPHVGTLDVDLGLDAEALGDGEYVTLVEALMGQGYKQREELRRFQLVREVPIDDGGAPIDIVVDFLMPRDAEIVKNRPPILSDFAVQRADGADLALRFYQLVAITGDMPDGGTNRVEIAVCSIPALLAMKGHALNGRHKQKDSYDIYYSIRNYPDGIEALAEACRPLLEHESGAQGYQYIAEKFDALEGYGATSVRKFVAETDILDGRTPEQWQQDAFGQIDAWLRALGLRG, from the coding sequence ATGGCAAAAATAGTCCCGCCCGAACCTCAGTCCGCAGCCGATTACGAGGACCGGACCACAAAAGCCGTGAAGGGTGTCCTGGTCGAAATCGGGCAGATCCTCGGCAGCTTCAAGGGCAAGTTCGCCGTGATCGGTGGCGCGGTTCCCTGGTTGCTTCTTGATAACGAAGACATGCCTCACGTCGGAACGCTCGACGTCGATCTCGGCCTGGATGCCGAAGCTCTGGGTGACGGTGAGTATGTAACCTTGGTCGAGGCCCTCATGGGCCAAGGCTACAAGCAGCGTGAGGAGCTGCGGCGCTTCCAGCTCGTCCGGGAGGTACCGATTGATGATGGAGGCGCCCCCATCGACATTGTAGTCGATTTCCTCATGCCACGTGATGCGGAAATCGTAAAAAACCGTCCGCCGATCCTGAGTGATTTCGCCGTGCAACGGGCCGATGGCGCGGATCTCGCGCTACGCTTTTATCAACTGGTTGCGATCACCGGCGATATGCCGGATGGCGGCACCAATCGCGTCGAGATTGCTGTCTGCTCGATCCCAGCATTGCTCGCCATGAAAGGCCACGCCCTCAACGGCCGGCATAAGCAGAAAGATTCCTACGACATCTACTACAGTATTCGAAACTATCCTGATGGGATCGAAGCCTTGGCCGAGGCTTGCAGACCCTTGCTCGAACATGAGAGCGGCGCTCAAGGCTATCAATACATCGCGGAAAAGTTCGACGCACTTGAAGGCTATGGCGCGACGAGCGTTCGCAAGTTCGTTGCCGAGACGGACATTCTCGATGGCCGCACGCCGGAACAATGGCAGCAGGACGCGTTCGGCCAGATCGATGCATGGCTGCGGGCGCTCGGCCTGCGAGGATGA
- a CDS encoding type IV toxin-antitoxin system AbiEi family antitoxin gives MLKANVKVKNLENEAAETIGALLRSVPFVQTAKVELRPPGSSFDILAEFSLEGVRRLLACEVKSVGQPRHVRAALLQLRKAAEKFDPPAMPIFIAPYLSQEAQALCREFDVGYLDFVGNARITFDTVFIERQVDTKPSAVQRNLKSIFKPKSAQVLRVLLRDPDRAWRVADLSQASDVSLGHVSNVRSELVDREWAEVTDDGLRLSQPAALLDAWRDAYESPASERISFYTTLHGKSLEDSARGALSAQRETPNAVFASFSAAHWLAPYGRVPTTYFYADSAGLVTLREALKLSPATSGANVVVMVPKDHGLFNDTTEPAPGVVCTSPVQTYLDLAVAGERGAEAAEHLRQELLSWQK, from the coding sequence ATGCTGAAGGCCAACGTAAAAGTGAAAAATCTCGAGAATGAGGCAGCCGAGACCATCGGCGCGTTGCTGCGTAGTGTCCCGTTCGTCCAGACGGCAAAGGTCGAACTGAGGCCGCCTGGCTCGAGCTTCGATATCCTCGCAGAATTTAGCTTGGAGGGGGTCCGCCGTCTCCTCGCTTGCGAAGTCAAATCCGTCGGTCAGCCGCGCCATGTGCGTGCAGCGCTTCTTCAACTTCGGAAGGCGGCTGAGAAGTTTGATCCGCCAGCGATGCCGATCTTCATCGCGCCGTACCTGTCTCAGGAAGCGCAGGCGCTTTGCCGCGAGTTCGATGTGGGATACCTCGACTTCGTGGGAAACGCACGGATCACCTTCGATACCGTCTTCATTGAACGGCAGGTCGATACCAAGCCGTCTGCCGTTCAGCGAAACCTGAAATCGATCTTCAAGCCAAAATCCGCGCAGGTGTTGCGGGTACTCCTCCGCGATCCTGATCGCGCATGGCGTGTCGCGGATCTCTCGCAAGCTTCCGACGTGAGCCTCGGCCATGTCAGCAACGTCCGCAGCGAGCTGGTGGATCGTGAATGGGCCGAGGTCACGGATGACGGCCTGCGACTGTCGCAGCCCGCGGCGCTGCTGGACGCCTGGCGTGACGCCTACGAATCGCCGGCCAGCGAACGCATCAGCTTTTACACGACGCTCCACGGCAAATCCCTGGAGGACTCCGCGCGCGGTGCCCTAAGCGCCCAGCGGGAAACACCAAACGCCGTGTTCGCGTCGTTTTCGGCGGCGCATTGGTTGGCGCCATACGGTCGGGTGCCCACTACATATTTCTACGCGGATTCGGCTGGACTTGTGACCCTGCGGGAGGCTCTGAAACTGTCGCCCGCCACATCAGGGGCGAACGTTGTGGTCATGGTGCCGAAGGACCACGGCCTATTCAACGATACCACCGAACCTGCCCCGGGGGTGGTCTGCACGAGCCCCGTCCAGACCTATCTCGACCTAGCTGTCGCCGGAGAACGCGGAGCGGAAGCTGCGGAGCATCTAAGACAGGAACTGCTATCATGGCAAAAATAG
- a CDS encoding DEAD/DEAH box helicase: protein MAERDEERLGIANEVRLEIGIENALSTRQARSFVRCLQTAWQVPVNQWGNQESRLELADARRLLHVAEIYRQIEGSASAGAIECYRRAGELLEWLARSNDRTRTVAPIGLFAAAAYQLGGLPAMANGLLAQTEAEDEGTRLYGSFLRADFDDVLAIAASFWQRNFELTDREAPRRLLEDEGEGEGRITWYFTVELVRTLGLIANALRRGQTERLARAIQKLDALEKMSTRTFSEDTSLLITLMRAVAQSYAEASIYLPVSELAALNPATAPRLARFARGQYSRRRGILWSSQRAGLSRLLSDSSFALCTPTGSGKTLVANLALVKELLIPTGLASSPLALYIVPSRALAGEVEAKLKSELGDDMIITGLYGGTDWGITDYWLEAETPTVLVATVEKAEALMRYVGPLLVARLRLLIIDEAHQVVAENDARTKADLAEHSNRAIRLESFVSRLLARAPDIVRIALTAVAGGAALPVAKWIEKRNDATAIGTRYRSTRQLIGVLETTPNASDRILLDVMNGKPLFVRGRDEPVYLPLRTPVMPELPRLMRQSLYRFNQTSVLWTALHLLDRDRRFLISVMQEPELTMRWYVEAFQLPEWANIPAFTPPEGRAGELFQEARAAAADYCGAESYEVALLDKGIATSHGQMPQRLRRLMVELIDKRICPITVATATLTEGVNLPFDIIFLTSLKRRSFDPVTNQPVVAPLPTAEFRNLAGRAGRPGASSGMEGMTLIAIPQFNSSKTASEQQLQRRQRRELQDDYDALLVNVLRDEQEAAAVQSPLALLLTAIAERAAAIGIDEDEFLDWLDAITPDTISSNAGVAASTSRARLADSVDELDGFLLTALEELGHGGVDDMDGPEAEAYLIALWQRTFTSVAAVQEAWMEDAFIRRGRAIIETIYPDPDERERLYQYGFTPYVGRRFEVIAGRIRQLLADATEYGAAAAADRLQVFEEIGQLIANDRGYGFRVRQTQTDLRLLAGWTDVLAWWLQGPAAPAPDPVALRSWQRFVADNLEFRLGTAIGAVVAQAWSSGADDSTAVPSLEAWRATTGLPWFAFWVRELLRWGTLDPFVAFALAQGLAKTRDAAVARRVEFDEWLEVAGYGVDSENKIDPQLFLEWQNSIQRDENDLFDEEPEAATLVGTDGRNRRYSVIPVHSDDAINWLDPAGFVLARTEGRDEGLSAGSSRDDFELLVRPKKVAVVSRIFASPQ from the coding sequence GTGGCCGAACGAGACGAAGAGCGACTCGGCATAGCCAACGAGGTGCGGCTCGAGATTGGCATCGAAAATGCGCTCTCCACCAGGCAGGCACGCTCATTTGTACGCTGTCTCCAGACGGCTTGGCAGGTCCCCGTGAACCAATGGGGTAATCAGGAATCCCGCCTGGAGCTTGCCGACGCCCGACGGTTACTGCATGTCGCTGAAATCTATCGACAAATAGAAGGCAGCGCTTCCGCCGGGGCAATAGAATGCTACCGGCGGGCTGGCGAGCTTCTCGAATGGCTCGCCCGGTCGAATGACAGAACCCGGACTGTGGCGCCTATCGGGCTTTTTGCCGCTGCCGCCTATCAGCTTGGGGGTCTTCCCGCGATGGCGAACGGCCTGCTTGCACAAACAGAGGCCGAGGATGAGGGAACCCGCCTCTATGGTAGCTTCTTGCGCGCTGACTTTGATGACGTCCTGGCTATCGCGGCCTCATTCTGGCAGCGAAATTTCGAACTAACAGACCGCGAGGCGCCTCGAAGACTGCTCGAAGACGAAGGGGAAGGGGAAGGGCGGATCACCTGGTATTTCACTGTCGAACTCGTTCGAACTCTTGGCCTTATTGCCAATGCATTGCGGCGAGGACAGACCGAGCGTCTCGCCCGTGCGATCCAGAAGCTTGACGCGTTGGAAAAAATGTCTACGCGAACCTTCAGCGAGGACACGTCGCTACTGATAACGCTCATGCGCGCGGTCGCCCAGAGCTACGCCGAGGCGTCAATTTACCTGCCGGTCAGTGAGCTCGCCGCGCTTAATCCCGCAACGGCACCGCGACTGGCTCGCTTTGCTCGCGGGCAGTATAGCCGTCGACGCGGAATACTGTGGTCGTCGCAGCGTGCCGGCCTCTCCCGGCTATTAAGCGATTCATCTTTCGCGCTGTGTACGCCAACAGGCTCCGGCAAGACGCTTGTCGCCAACCTTGCGCTCGTAAAAGAGCTCCTTATTCCAACGGGCCTCGCCTCCTCGCCGCTCGCCCTCTACATTGTGCCATCAAGGGCTTTGGCGGGAGAAGTGGAAGCGAAGCTTAAGAGCGAACTTGGTGATGACATGATCATCACAGGTCTCTATGGCGGCACCGACTGGGGAATTACCGACTACTGGCTGGAGGCTGAAACCCCCACCGTCCTCGTTGCGACGGTCGAAAAAGCGGAGGCCCTGATGAGATATGTCGGGCCGCTTTTGGTCGCGCGGCTGCGACTTTTGATCATCGACGAGGCCCATCAAGTCGTTGCCGAAAACGATGCCCGGACGAAAGCAGACCTCGCGGAGCATAGCAATCGCGCGATTCGACTCGAGAGCTTCGTTTCCCGGCTATTGGCACGGGCTCCCGATATTGTTCGTATCGCCCTTACCGCTGTTGCCGGCGGCGCGGCTCTTCCGGTGGCCAAATGGATCGAAAAAAGGAACGATGCCACCGCAATCGGCACACGCTATCGCAGCACGCGTCAGCTGATTGGCGTTCTAGAGACGACCCCGAATGCCTCGGATCGGATATTGCTCGATGTGATGAACGGAAAACCCCTGTTCGTCCGTGGACGAGATGAACCCGTCTATTTGCCTCTGCGCACGCCGGTCATGCCCGAACTCCCCAGGCTGATGCGACAAAGCCTCTACCGCTTCAATCAAACCAGTGTTCTGTGGACCGCCTTGCATCTATTGGACAGGGACCGTCGCTTCCTGATCTCCGTTATGCAGGAGCCAGAGCTGACCATGCGTTGGTATGTCGAGGCATTCCAACTTCCCGAGTGGGCGAATATTCCCGCCTTCACGCCACCCGAAGGTCGAGCTGGCGAGCTTTTTCAGGAGGCGCGCGCGGCAGCCGCCGACTATTGCGGTGCCGAATCCTACGAGGTCGCATTGCTAGACAAAGGTATCGCGACAAGCCACGGGCAGATGCCGCAGCGCCTTAGGCGGTTGATGGTCGAGCTGATCGATAAGCGCATTTGTCCTATTACCGTCGCGACGGCTACGCTGACGGAAGGGGTCAACCTTCCATTCGATATTATTTTTCTGACCTCTCTGAAGAGGCGGTCTTTCGACCCCGTGACAAATCAACCAGTCGTGGCACCACTTCCAACCGCAGAATTTCGTAACTTGGCAGGCCGGGCTGGCAGGCCCGGCGCCTCTAGCGGGATGGAAGGCATGACCCTCATTGCCATCCCCCAGTTTAATTCCAGTAAGACGGCATCGGAGCAACAGTTACAGAGACGGCAACGGCGGGAACTGCAAGACGACTATGATGCCCTGTTGGTCAATGTCTTGCGGGACGAGCAAGAAGCAGCGGCTGTGCAAAGTCCTCTTGCTCTGTTATTGACCGCAATCGCCGAGCGGGCTGCGGCGATTGGGATCGACGAGGACGAATTTCTCGATTGGCTCGACGCGATAACCCCAGACACCATAAGCTCCAACGCCGGCGTCGCGGCGTCTACGTCGCGGGCCCGATTGGCGGACAGCGTGGATGAGCTCGACGGCTTTCTCCTGACAGCGCTGGAAGAACTTGGCCATGGGGGCGTAGACGATATGGATGGACCAGAGGCCGAGGCATATTTGATCGCCCTATGGCAGCGGACTTTCACCAGCGTTGCCGCTGTCCAGGAAGCCTGGATGGAGGATGCCTTTATACGTCGAGGCCGGGCAATTATCGAGACCATCTATCCAGACCCCGATGAACGCGAGCGCCTATATCAATATGGTTTCACGCCTTATGTAGGCCGCCGTTTCGAGGTGATAGCCGGCCGAATTAGGCAGCTTTTGGCCGATGCTACCGAATACGGCGCCGCCGCCGCCGCCGATCGTCTGCAAGTTTTCGAAGAGATAGGGCAACTCATTGCTAACGATCGTGGATACGGCTTCAGGGTCCGTCAGACTCAAACAGACCTGCGCCTGCTGGCAGGCTGGACGGACGTCCTCGCGTGGTGGCTGCAAGGCCCCGCCGCCCCGGCGCCCGATCCTGTCGCCCTTCGTAGCTGGCAGCGATTTGTTGCCGACAACCTCGAATTCCGTCTCGGGACTGCCATCGGCGCCGTTGTCGCTCAAGCATGGTCAAGTGGTGCGGACGACTCTACCGCTGTTCCCTCGCTTGAAGCCTGGCGAGCAACAACCGGCCTACCTTGGTTTGCCTTTTGGGTCCGCGAGTTGCTCCGCTGGGGTACGCTAGATCCATTCGTCGCGTTTGCGCTGGCACAGGGTTTAGCTAAAACCCGTGACGCAGCGGTCGCCCGACGGGTTGAGTTTGATGAGTGGCTGGAAGTTGCAGGCTACGGCGTCGACTCTGAAAACAAGATTGATCCGCAGCTATTCTTGGAATGGCAAAATAGTATTCAGCGCGACGAAAACGACCTCTTTGACGAAGAGCCAGAAGCAGCCACGCTGGTCGGAACTGACGGGAGGAACAGGCGCTACTCAGTCATCCCTGTCCACTCAGATGACGCAATCAATTGGTTGGATCCGGCTGGTTTTGTCCTCGCGAGAACGGAAGGAAGAGACGAAGGCCTGTCCGCCGGTTCCAGCCGCGACGATTTTGAGCTTCTTGTTCGTCCCAAGAAAGTGGCGGTCGTCTCCCGTATCTTCGCCTCGCCGCAGTGA
- a CDS encoding aminotransferase, producing MHDCDPPSKALDRWLTSYPTVKGTYGHLLLEENDVRDPNLASALAPYFESAHRDAREHFAEQIGIDLHPDADEDDDAAMLYPGCLPTTAKRGLFGEVIAGLVTEQYEFIGNHKWSIPVFLFRYHADVEKYLFDLARDETRARTVFGRFGSDFLGISLGDDGAVVRLIVGEAKWRETLNPSTIDNLMLGEWKVRRSTGERLRKGGVWFEINRDLPVPHGVRQLQRLLSERDRDGHATAIVSLDRALVLRNPVPIPRTNLVVIVGDGAAAREARTALIGWEETPAEYTSPNDLQVVELILNGGAALIDEIYGLLWAED from the coding sequence ATGCACGACTGCGACCCGCCGTCCAAGGCGCTGGACCGATGGCTAACGTCTTATCCAACGGTCAAAGGTACCTATGGTCATCTTCTTCTTGAAGAAAATGACGTCAGAGATCCGAACCTCGCCTCCGCTCTTGCTCCATATTTTGAGTCAGCCCATCGCGACGCCCGCGAGCATTTTGCAGAACAGATTGGGATAGATCTGCATCCTGATGCAGACGAGGACGACGACGCGGCAATGCTATATCCGGGTTGTCTGCCAACGACCGCGAAGCGCGGCCTTTTTGGCGAGGTCATAGCGGGACTTGTCACTGAACAATACGAATTTATTGGCAATCACAAATGGTCGATCCCGGTTTTTCTGTTTCGCTATCATGCCGACGTGGAGAAGTATCTGTTCGATCTTGCCCGTGATGAGACGCGAGCCAGAACTGTCTTTGGGCGTTTCGGTTCTGATTTTCTGGGCATTTCTCTGGGCGACGACGGTGCAGTTGTCCGACTAATCGTGGGAGAAGCGAAATGGCGCGAAACGCTAAATCCGAGCACTATCGACAATCTGATGCTCGGCGAGTGGAAAGTGCGAAGGTCAACTGGAGAGAGACTCCGCAAGGGTGGCGTCTGGTTTGAAATCAACCGCGATCTTCCCGTTCCCCATGGGGTGCGCCAGCTTCAGCGCCTTCTCTCTGAACGCGACCGGGATGGTCATGCAACGGCAATTGTTTCTCTCGACAGGGCATTGGTATTGCGCAACCCAGTGCCCATTCCGCGGACGAACCTGGTTGTGATTGTCGGTGATGGTGCTGCGGCCAGGGAGGCTCGGACGGCTTTGATCGGGTGGGAAGAAACGCCCGCAGAATACACGTCGCCCAATGACCTTCAGGTCGTTGAGTTGATCCTAAACGGCGGTGCTGCGTTGATCGACGAAATTTATGGCCTCCTCTGGGCAGAGGATTGA
- a CDS encoding PD-(D/E)XK nuclease family protein — MNIVFGLWADGGASPDHGGGAGGSMGQPVVGPAGLVDLLEVSLGIGGPRKPQVVRIASFQSTLEGLEGEFFWSGSLGMDPWSTARTLLAWRDELIGLGWRQDLPWHEPRLADLAVACRAASQLPPGLSDRIAAVLKEFEETNAPPIERIRLIDSIDLHPSPIRRLVVGLRDLGSALETIEIRPAAPPETSLGKLQRWMLGAPEALEGSDGTVTVVSSVSEPLAAEIVGQWFAGQTAGGIALVAQDGDTDLLDHGLSGFGQPRAGRSRSSIHRGSLQLLLLAFKSAWAPFDPHALMELLVFPNSPVAPRAAWHLASALEKAPGRGGPEWEQAWARITEKERERAGNDADELAAVGPRLARWREWAEQETANPIVGMPLEQSLQICDRVTTWAARRYAVTSDLLYAATSTLAGEVRTAIAAIGRDRLPRLLVERVIDQALDLGQSNPSSRAEAASWRSVPHPGSVWAPTTSVVWWNFGTTREGTARSPWSDGERRELAAADCPADEVTVCARAASAAWERVILNARGKVLLVAGGLDCEADDSLHPLAHRLKPALDVVGTRIGLEAALSTPALTIAGTTIERQAIAPRSLPTARFSWETPAGFSPRLAQITESATSLENLLSCQLMWALRHVARLRPGRVRSIPDANQLLGNLAHAIAREVFTPGTPPEPDMAAQSATDLLEGRIDQLAAPLRHPEFAEELNFARRRLPGAMASLARCLSDNHLTVESTEQQVSGTFEPLLALRGAIDLVARDRSGNAVIIDLKWTRSEKARMEELSKGRAVQLATYGALFSGEQPYRAGYFLLNQRQFATLEGSGLVGRLIDGDRSFPDTWAAIVAAWSIWRTSAEAGQILATGIEGVGDHLPPELTIDRDVHCERCDYSTLCRVRGLA, encoded by the coding sequence ATGAACATCGTTTTCGGACTTTGGGCTGACGGTGGCGCTAGCCCCGACCACGGCGGCGGCGCGGGCGGTTCGATGGGCCAGCCGGTCGTCGGTCCGGCAGGGCTCGTCGACCTCCTTGAGGTGTCACTCGGTATTGGCGGCCCGCGCAAGCCGCAGGTCGTGCGTATCGCGTCATTTCAGTCAACACTGGAAGGTCTCGAGGGCGAGTTCTTCTGGTCGGGATCGCTCGGAATGGACCCGTGGTCCACAGCCCGCACGCTACTCGCCTGGCGCGACGAGCTGATTGGGCTCGGATGGCGGCAAGATCTGCCCTGGCACGAGCCTCGGCTTGCTGACCTTGCGGTCGCATGCCGCGCCGCGAGCCAACTGCCGCCCGGGCTGTCCGACCGCATCGCCGCGGTGTTGAAAGAGTTTGAGGAGACCAACGCGCCGCCTATCGAACGCATCCGGCTCATAGATTCGATAGATTTGCACCCTTCCCCGATCCGCCGTCTCGTCGTTGGTCTTCGGGATCTCGGCAGCGCGCTGGAGACAATCGAAATTCGGCCTGCGGCCCCTCCCGAAACATCCCTCGGCAAGCTTCAGAGGTGGATGCTCGGTGCTCCCGAGGCGTTGGAGGGTTCGGACGGAACCGTGACGGTGGTGTCCTCGGTGAGCGAACCGCTCGCGGCCGAAATCGTCGGGCAGTGGTTCGCGGGGCAGACCGCCGGTGGGATCGCACTCGTTGCGCAGGATGGTGACACCGACCTCCTCGACCACGGGCTTAGCGGGTTCGGACAGCCACGGGCTGGTCGTAGCCGCTCATCTATCCACCGAGGTTCGCTCCAACTGCTGTTGCTCGCCTTCAAAAGCGCGTGGGCTCCCTTCGATCCTCACGCACTCATGGAGCTCCTGGTATTTCCAAACTCGCCGGTGGCGCCCCGCGCGGCATGGCATCTCGCCTCCGCTCTGGAGAAAGCTCCCGGCCGAGGCGGGCCGGAATGGGAGCAGGCATGGGCGAGGATCACCGAGAAGGAGCGCGAGCGAGCTGGAAACGATGCGGACGAGCTTGCAGCGGTCGGTCCACGATTGGCTCGCTGGCGGGAATGGGCGGAGCAGGAAACGGCCAACCCGATCGTGGGCATGCCCCTCGAACAGTCGCTGCAGATATGCGATCGCGTCACAACGTGGGCTGCGCGTCGATACGCCGTGACCAGCGACCTCCTCTACGCGGCGACGTCCACCCTCGCCGGCGAAGTGAGGACAGCAATCGCGGCTATTGGGCGTGACCGGCTTCCGCGGCTGCTGGTGGAACGCGTAATCGATCAGGCGCTCGATCTCGGGCAGTCGAACCCCAGCTCGCGGGCTGAAGCCGCGAGCTGGCGAAGCGTGCCTCATCCTGGTTCGGTCTGGGCGCCCACGACTTCCGTCGTCTGGTGGAACTTCGGCACGACACGTGAGGGCACAGCCCGGTCGCCATGGTCCGATGGAGAGCGGAGGGAGCTGGCGGCAGCCGACTGCCCCGCAGACGAGGTGACGGTGTGCGCGCGCGCAGCTAGCGCCGCCTGGGAGCGCGTGATCCTGAACGCGCGCGGGAAGGTTCTGCTGGTCGCAGGTGGGCTAGACTGCGAAGCCGACGACAGCCTCCATCCGCTTGCGCACCGGCTGAAGCCGGCGCTGGACGTTGTCGGCACACGGATCGGGCTGGAGGCTGCGCTCAGCACACCCGCGCTCACGATCGCGGGGACGACGATTGAGCGGCAGGCCATCGCACCGCGGTCGCTGCCCACGGCACGCTTTTCGTGGGAGACTCCGGCGGGTTTCTCGCCGAGGCTCGCGCAGATCACCGAGTCGGCCACGTCGCTCGAGAACCTTCTGTCGTGCCAGCTCATGTGGGCGCTCCGGCACGTCGCCCGGCTGAGACCGGGTCGCGTCCGGTCGATCCCCGATGCTAACCAACTGTTGGGAAACCTGGCGCACGCCATCGCGCGCGAGGTGTTCACACCGGGCACGCCCCCTGAGCCCGACATGGCCGCGCAAAGCGCGACGGACCTGCTAGAAGGTCGGATCGATCAGCTCGCTGCGCCGCTGCGGCATCCCGAATTCGCCGAGGAGCTAAACTTCGCACGCCGCCGGCTGCCCGGTGCGATGGCAAGCCTGGCACGCTGCCTCTCCGACAACCATCTCACGGTGGAGTCGACCGAGCAGCAGGTCAGTGGGACATTCGAACCGCTTCTCGCCCTGCGTGGCGCCATCGACCTAGTTGCCCGCGACAGATCGGGGAATGCGGTCATCATCGACCTCAAATGGACGCGCAGCGAGAAGGCCCGGATGGAAGAGCTCTCCAAAGGGCGGGCCGTGCAGCTAGCCACCTACGGTGCGCTCTTTTCCGGGGAACAGCCGTATAGGGCGGGTTACTTCCTGCTGAACCAGAGGCAGTTCGCAACACTCGAAGGCAGCGGTCTCGTCGGGCGTCTCATCGACGGGGATCGTTCATTCCCCGACACTTGGGCAGCTATCGTCGCCGCTTGGTCGATATGGCGGACATCGGCGGAGGCGGGTCAGATTCTTGCCACCGGCATCGAGGGCGTCGGGGACCATCTACCACCTGAACTCACAATCGATCGCGACGTGCACTGCGAGCGATGCGACTACTCAACGTTGTGCCGGGTCAGGGGGCTGGCATGA